In Solanum lycopersicum chromosome 5, SLM_r2.1, the following are encoded in one genomic region:
- the LOC101249457 gene encoding protein SIEVE ELEMENT OCCLUSION B-like isoform X1 — translation MTSVNPLNEKVSMNNPMNNMSNGSAANMMQPMSNPTTGHHINPLNVQINPHSVVNPVSRDMIPASVVPAAHHTAPINPRTSNLAARLPHRRGDHHMFLTSDDNAMMKHIEETHIPDGRDFDVKPLVHIIEDIVHRATPIAGHVHEAKVQAHLEALEEKAPHNELIEILNYLAYPIQRIKMELISKCANKEDAHSTTMSLLHSLTTYAWDTKVAITFAAFAQLYGEFGLLTHQYTTNPLAKSVAIIMELPEIMTRQDILKQKFDAIHDLIDKMLDVTKCIIEFRDVQSSQNQHVITQELEMLINTAHISTAAYWTMRAAVMCAAMILNLIAIGHEQISSTSEAWEISSLAHKLANILDHLKKVLNLCHQKIEEKRQYDKFEAILRLLRTPQLDNMKILSMLIHSRDDQLPLFDGTHKRRVSLDVLRRKHVLLLISDLDIAPEELFVLHHMYEESKAQPNRPESNYEVVWIPVVDKRLTPWTDAKQVKFEEVQASMPWYTVAHPSMIDPAVLRCIKEVWGFKKKPQLVVLDPQGKESNNNAYHILWIWGSLAFPFTKARETALWKEQTWNVELLADSIDQNVFTWISEGKCICLYGGEDIEWIRSFTSSTRAVANAAGVPLEMLYVGKKNPKERVRKNSSIIQMENLSHVVQDQTLIWFFWERLESMWHSRTQQDISDESDPILQEIVTILSYDGSDLGWAVFSRGLAEMTRGKGDLIVQVMKGFDRWRNEVSDITTFVPALDRQLRDLHSPHHCTRLILPSTSGHIPERVVCAECSRPMEKFIMYRCCTD, via the exons ATGACAAGTGTTAACCCATTGAATGAAAAGGTATCCATGAATAACCCAATGAATAATATGTCAAATGGATCTGCTGCCAATATGATGCAACCAATGAGTAATCCAACTACAGGCCATCACATCAACCCTTTGAATGTCCAAATCAATCCTCATTCTGTTGTCAACCCAGTGAGTCGTGACATG ATACCAGCTAGTGTTGTACCTGCTGCTCATCATACAGCTCCGATCAATCCACGAACATCAAATCTAGCAGCTAGGCTTCCACACAGGAGAGGAGATCATCATATGTTTTTGACATCTGATGATAATGCTATGATGAAGCACATTGAAGAAACTCATATCCCAGATGGCCGTGACTTTGATGTCAAGCCTCTTGTTCATATTATTGAGGATATTGTGCATCGCGCTACTCCCATTGCTGGACATGTTCAT GAAGCTAAAGTTCAAGCACATCTGGAAGCATTGGAAGAGAAGGCTCCCCACAATGAACTTATTGAAATACTCAACTATTTGGCATATCCTATACAAAGGATTAAAATGGAG TTGATAAGCAAATGTGCTAACAAAGAAGACGCTCATTCGACAACAATGTCACTGCTTCACTCACTCACAACCTATGCCTGGGACACGAAAGTAGCAATAACTTTCGCGGCTTTTGCCCAGCTATATGGTGAATTTGGTCTGCTTACTCATCAATATACTACAAATCCTCTGGCTAAGTCTGTTGCAATCATCATGGAACTTCCAGAAATAATGACACGTCAGGATATTCTCAAGCAGAAATTTGATGCAATCCATGATCTGATCGACAAAATGCTGGATGTAACAAAGTGTATCATCGAGTTTAGAGACGTTCAATCGTCTCAAAATCAACATGTTATCACACAAGAATTGGAAATGTTGATCAATACTGCCCATATTTCCACTGCTGCTTACTGGACTATGAGGGCTGCTGTCATGTGTGCTGCTATGATTTTGAATCTCATTGCCATTGGCCACGA GCAAATTTCTTCAACATCTGAGGCTTGGGAGATATCTAGTTTGGCTCACAAGCTTGCAAACATATTGGATCATCTCAAAAAGGTTCTTAACCTTTGTCACCAAAAGATTG AGGAGAAGAGGCAATATGATAAATTCGAAGCAATTCTACGACTTCTCAGGACACCTCAACTTGATAACATGAAGATACTCTCCATGTTGATCCACTCCAGGGATGATCAGCTTCCACTTTTTGATGGAACTCATAAGAGAAGG GTAAGTCTTGATGTGCTAAGAAGGAAGCATGTTTTACTTTTGATCTCCGACTTAGACATTGCACCCGAAGAGCTCTTTGTTCTCCACCACATGTACGAAGAATCCAAGGCACAACCAAACAGGCCAGAGAGCAACTATGAGGTTGTATGGATCCCTGTGGTTGACAAGAGGCTAACACCATGGACTGATGCAAAACAAGTGAAATTTGAAGAAGTACAAGCTTCAATGCCATGGTATACAGTGGCACATCCATCGATGATCGATCCAGCAGTGTTAAGGTGCATTAAAGAGGTGTGGGGATTCAAGAAGAAGCCTCAGCTTGTTGTTCTTGATCCACAAGGCAAAGAATCGAACAATAATGCTTACCATATATTATGGATTTGGGGAAGTTTGGCTTTTCCATTTACCAAAGCTAGGGAAACAGCTTTGTGGAAGGAACAAACTTGGAATGTTGAACTGTTAGCTGATTCCATTGATCAAAATGTTTTCACTTGG ATAAGTGAAGGCAAATGCATATGCTTGTACGGAGGAGAAGATATTGAATGGATCAGATCATTCACCTCATCAACGCGAGCTGTCGCAAATGCAGCTGGCGTTCCACTAGAGATGCTCTACGTGGGAAAAAAGAACCCAAAAGAAAGAGTCCGGAAGAACAGCTCAATAATCCAAATGGAAAACTTGAGCCATGTGGTGCAAGACCAAACTCTGATTTGGTTCTTTTGGGAAAGGCTAGAAAGCATGTGGCATTCTAGGACTCAACAAGATATCTCCGATGAAAGTGACCCGATCCTTCAGGAGATTGTGACGATTTTGAGCTATGATGGAAGTGATCTTGGATGGGCTGTGTTCAGCCGCGGATTGGCTGAGATGACTAGAGGTAAAGGTGATCTGATAGTGCAAGTTATGAAGGGATTTGATCGTTGGAGAAATGAAGTGAGTGATATAACTACATTTGTTCCTGCATTGGACCGTCAACTTCGTGATCTTCATAGTCCACATCATTGTACTCGACTAATTCTACCGAGTACCTCTGGACATATTCCTGAGAGAGTGGTTTGTGCTGAATGTAGTCGTCCCATGGAGAAGTTTATCATGTACCGCTGTTGCACTGATTGA
- the LOC101249457 gene encoding protein SIEVE ELEMENT OCCLUSION B-like isoform X2 produces the protein MFLTSDDNAMMKHIEETHIPDGRDFDVKPLVHIIEDIVHRATPIAGHVHEAKVQAHLEALEEKAPHNELIEILNYLAYPIQRIKMELISKCANKEDAHSTTMSLLHSLTTYAWDTKVAITFAAFAQLYGEFGLLTHQYTTNPLAKSVAIIMELPEIMTRQDILKQKFDAIHDLIDKMLDVTKCIIEFRDVQSSQNQHVITQELEMLINTAHISTAAYWTMRAAVMCAAMILNLIAIGHEQISSTSEAWEISSLAHKLANILDHLKKVLNLCHQKIEEKRQYDKFEAILRLLRTPQLDNMKILSMLIHSRDDQLPLFDGTHKRRVSLDVLRRKHVLLLISDLDIAPEELFVLHHMYEESKAQPNRPESNYEVVWIPVVDKRLTPWTDAKQVKFEEVQASMPWYTVAHPSMIDPAVLRCIKEVWGFKKKPQLVVLDPQGKESNNNAYHILWIWGSLAFPFTKARETALWKEQTWNVELLADSIDQNVFTWISEGKCICLYGGEDIEWIRSFTSSTRAVANAAGVPLEMLYVGKKNPKERVRKNSSIIQMENLSHVVQDQTLIWFFWERLESMWHSRTQQDISDESDPILQEIVTILSYDGSDLGWAVFSRGLAEMTRGKGDLIVQVMKGFDRWRNEVSDITTFVPALDRQLRDLHSPHHCTRLILPSTSGHIPERVVCAECSRPMEKFIMYRCCTD, from the exons ATGTTTTTGACATCTGATGATAATGCTATGATGAAGCACATTGAAGAAACTCATATCCCAGATGGCCGTGACTTTGATGTCAAGCCTCTTGTTCATATTATTGAGGATATTGTGCATCGCGCTACTCCCATTGCTGGACATGTTCAT GAAGCTAAAGTTCAAGCACATCTGGAAGCATTGGAAGAGAAGGCTCCCCACAATGAACTTATTGAAATACTCAACTATTTGGCATATCCTATACAAAGGATTAAAATGGAG TTGATAAGCAAATGTGCTAACAAAGAAGACGCTCATTCGACAACAATGTCACTGCTTCACTCACTCACAACCTATGCCTGGGACACGAAAGTAGCAATAACTTTCGCGGCTTTTGCCCAGCTATATGGTGAATTTGGTCTGCTTACTCATCAATATACTACAAATCCTCTGGCTAAGTCTGTTGCAATCATCATGGAACTTCCAGAAATAATGACACGTCAGGATATTCTCAAGCAGAAATTTGATGCAATCCATGATCTGATCGACAAAATGCTGGATGTAACAAAGTGTATCATCGAGTTTAGAGACGTTCAATCGTCTCAAAATCAACATGTTATCACACAAGAATTGGAAATGTTGATCAATACTGCCCATATTTCCACTGCTGCTTACTGGACTATGAGGGCTGCTGTCATGTGTGCTGCTATGATTTTGAATCTCATTGCCATTGGCCACGA GCAAATTTCTTCAACATCTGAGGCTTGGGAGATATCTAGTTTGGCTCACAAGCTTGCAAACATATTGGATCATCTCAAAAAGGTTCTTAACCTTTGTCACCAAAAGATTG AGGAGAAGAGGCAATATGATAAATTCGAAGCAATTCTACGACTTCTCAGGACACCTCAACTTGATAACATGAAGATACTCTCCATGTTGATCCACTCCAGGGATGATCAGCTTCCACTTTTTGATGGAACTCATAAGAGAAGG GTAAGTCTTGATGTGCTAAGAAGGAAGCATGTTTTACTTTTGATCTCCGACTTAGACATTGCACCCGAAGAGCTCTTTGTTCTCCACCACATGTACGAAGAATCCAAGGCACAACCAAACAGGCCAGAGAGCAACTATGAGGTTGTATGGATCCCTGTGGTTGACAAGAGGCTAACACCATGGACTGATGCAAAACAAGTGAAATTTGAAGAAGTACAAGCTTCAATGCCATGGTATACAGTGGCACATCCATCGATGATCGATCCAGCAGTGTTAAGGTGCATTAAAGAGGTGTGGGGATTCAAGAAGAAGCCTCAGCTTGTTGTTCTTGATCCACAAGGCAAAGAATCGAACAATAATGCTTACCATATATTATGGATTTGGGGAAGTTTGGCTTTTCCATTTACCAAAGCTAGGGAAACAGCTTTGTGGAAGGAACAAACTTGGAATGTTGAACTGTTAGCTGATTCCATTGATCAAAATGTTTTCACTTGG ATAAGTGAAGGCAAATGCATATGCTTGTACGGAGGAGAAGATATTGAATGGATCAGATCATTCACCTCATCAACGCGAGCTGTCGCAAATGCAGCTGGCGTTCCACTAGAGATGCTCTACGTGGGAAAAAAGAACCCAAAAGAAAGAGTCCGGAAGAACAGCTCAATAATCCAAATGGAAAACTTGAGCCATGTGGTGCAAGACCAAACTCTGATTTGGTTCTTTTGGGAAAGGCTAGAAAGCATGTGGCATTCTAGGACTCAACAAGATATCTCCGATGAAAGTGACCCGATCCTTCAGGAGATTGTGACGATTTTGAGCTATGATGGAAGTGATCTTGGATGGGCTGTGTTCAGCCGCGGATTGGCTGAGATGACTAGAGGTAAAGGTGATCTGATAGTGCAAGTTATGAAGGGATTTGATCGTTGGAGAAATGAAGTGAGTGATATAACTACATTTGTTCCTGCATTGGACCGTCAACTTCGTGATCTTCATAGTCCACATCATTGTACTCGACTAATTCTACCGAGTACCTCTGGACATATTCCTGAGAGAGTGGTTTGTGCTGAATGTAGTCGTCCCATGGAGAAGTTTATCATGTACCGCTGTTGCACTGATTGA